In Patescibacteria group bacterium, a single window of DNA contains:
- a CDS encoding response regulator transcription factor has product MRILVIEDERRIANTIKKGLEQERYAVDTAYDGTSGYDLASSEDYDLILLDLLLPGIDGMTICKNLRTAKVETPILILTAKGQIEDKIAGLNAGADDYLTKPFSFEELLARIRALTRRPKNVVSNVLKASDLELDIENFKVTKKGKRVKLSSKEFSLLEYFMRHPDKIISKDTIINHVWDYDADILPNTVEVYIRNLRKKGIDVETERGFGYRLSSK; this is encoded by the coding sequence ATGAGAATACTTGTTATTGAAGATGAAAGACGCATTGCAAATACTATCAAAAAAGGACTTGAGCAAGAAAGATATGCAGTTGACACAGCTTATGACGGGACTAGCGGATATGATCTTGCAAGCAGCGAAGATTATGATCTAATACTTCTTGATTTGCTTCTTCCTGGAATTGATGGGATGACAATTTGCAAAAATTTAAGAACTGCAAAAGTTGAAACACCAATTTTAATTCTTACGGCGAAAGGACAAATAGAAGACAAAATTGCAGGACTAAACGCTGGAGCTGATGATTATTTGACAAAACCTTTCTCTTTTGAAGAATTGCTTGCCAGAATAAGAGCTCTTACACGAAGACCTAAAAATGTAGTTTCTAATGTACTCAAAGCGTCTGACTTGGAGCTTGATATAGAGAATTTCAAGGTTACTAAAAAAGGCAAAAGAGTAAAGCTTTCAAGCAAAGAATTTAGTTTACTGGAATACTTTATGAGACATCCTGATAAAATTATTTCAAAGGACACCATAATTAATCATGTCTGGGATTATGATGCAGATATTTTGCCAAACACAGTTGAAGTTTATATAAGGAATCTTCGCAAAAAAGGAATTGATGTTGAAACCGAACGAG